The following nucleotide sequence is from Juglans microcarpa x Juglans regia isolate MS1-56 chromosome 6D, Jm3101_v1.0, whole genome shotgun sequence.
CCAGAGATGTGTGGACATGGAAATGATTGATGACATTTCAAGTCTTAGCCCTAGTAGCTTTTGGGTTCTATTCCTTTTAACGGCAGGTACATCGACAGCTGCTCTTGTGGTCTATGTTGTTGCTCACAAATTGTTTGGACATAGAACCATCTGGACACTCGTGTTGGCTGTAATGAGACATTGGTGGCATCTGAGGAAGTCATTCCCTCGAAGAGTCAGCATCACTGAAAGATCTGGAAATTTCTCAAACACATATAATTCTAGGACCCAggtgtaaaattttttaaggcAATGGTATGGGAGAAAGAATTTTGCTATAAATCTTCCCAAGGCTTCCCATTTACAGAAGTAGAAACACTAGCGCCATTTGCACAGCAAGACTAGTTCAGTCCTATTGCAGGCTTAAATACTGTTGTTTTGCAGCTGCTATATAGAACTGTAGGTAAGGAGTCTGGAGGAAGCAACTAGCACTTCAGGGCCTCAGGCAACACCAGAAAATTTAGTTTTGTTAGTAGTTCTTTTATTGCTTGCTCTTTGTAATTAGGTTCATATGTACATTTAATAATCTTGATATGGACCAAAGGCACATAAAAAAACAGAACATGCAACGAAAATGATCTGAAAGAGAGAAGTTGGGTATGATTTGGGCTTCAAAAAAGACCTGttacagagacagctggaagcaACGAAACGGATCCATTGGGATTCTTTAGCTTAATCCCAAAATCTTTCTCAAaagtcaatatatttacattcttacaggaaaaaaaaaactaaaataaataaacaaaagtcATAGCACATTATTAGGCCAAAGGGATAGAAAAGCACAGAAAAAGATACAACAATCAGGCATTAACAGCCCCTCAGCCCTGACATCTTTATTGTATCCCAATGCAACCCCACCAAACAAAAACACACCATCATTTGCCACcctcctcctccctcccccCACCACCAAAATAAACAACTAAAAAGTTAgagatgagaaaagaaaattgtaatcacgaaaacaacaataaacaaataaataaataaataacccaACTCCAGTCTCCAAGTACCCCCAAATCCCCAAAtaaattggaaaagaaaaacaagttgtTTTCACCACCCAATCTAAGCAGTCAACGTGTCAACACCAGTCTGGCCTCTAAAatcccacccaaaaaaaaagctTGGTTGGAGGGGCCCCATGTCAGCCAACAAGTGGGAACACATCACGTGGTGAGCAGAATGCATGCACCCACCCGACCCCCAGCCTCTCACCCTGATGATCAGAAGCGAGCTGCTCCTAATTGGCCGTACATCCCAAGGTATCAGAACTTGGGGGCTGCTGTGCTTGTGATGCTGCTCCTGCTGCATTTTGATTGCCTGGGCTGCTCATCTTCTTTAGGTTCTGTTGGTGATAGATTTGCCTTAATCTCTCTATTTCCTTCTTTAATGCCTCTTGATGAGCTGATAATATTATACCATaacaagaacaaaagaaaagcgGCCATGAGATCATCATGAAAAGCACCAAGATATAGATCTCTTCTTTCCAGAAGTTTGAAACCCAGATAATGCCCCTCCCTTCTCAACAAACATTAACACGCAAAGTGACCGAGGAAGTAGTAGTAGTGATGCATATTTAAGGGTAATATTTCCGGTAGGTATGTAGACTTAAACGGATTCCTGCACATAATCTAAATATTGGAGACCCGCAAGCAGTACGTGACATGATACAACCATAATAATATGATCATCAGTTCCAATAGCTAGCTCGTTACTCATATTACAGCTCATTAAATTTCATTACcccatattttctttaattaatttctaaatgGTTATTATaagtaacatatataattaattatctggTAATTTCAAGATAAATTAAGCACGCGgatcttaattaatttactCACCCTAAAATTAAGCATGAATCTCTTGTGTCATGCAGGATTGTGAACGAAACTATTTCTCGCATgtgttaaaaaagaagaagaagaagaagataatgaatTGAAGCGCTAATTAATTACCATCTTTGAAAATCTTATCTTGAGCCAAAGCAGCAATCCGTTGCTTGAGAGCGCTATTATCAACATTAAGTATCAACCTTTGGTGGTCCAAGAATGCAACCCTTGGTGACAATGCTGATACTTCCGTCTTCAGTAGTAGTTTGcattacaaataaatattcattttttactAGAAGATCAGGTAttaaattaggaaaaataaagaaataaatttttatcaatGGCAAGTAAATTATTCATGAGTACCTGTAATGTTGTCACGCTCCGTTCAAGCTCCGAAATATACTGTAGTTTCCTCACTCTTGACCTCTGCGCTGATTGCCGATTTGCCAAGATTCTAGCATGCACCCGCCCATGAAATAATTCAGTTTTCAATCTTCTTTTACAGATCCGATATGATCAGTACCTCATGCAGTTATGTTAACTAATAATAATGAAGAACGTTTCTGTGTTTTCTAATGCGTAGGTTAATTATAGATATGGTTACCTTTTGACCCTCTTAGGATCGAAGACGGAGTCTCCGGTGGGGATGGCGGAGGTTCGTGGCGCTTGTTGCTCGGGTTTGCATGAGCTTTCTACCTCGCCCGGTTCACTTTTGAGTTGTTGGTCCAGCGGCATTATTGCCTTATTCTCTTCGTCAATGCTGTTGTGGTCGGACGGCGTGGAGGCGTTGGAGGAAGATACAGTGGGCGGCAGCGGGACGGAGATGTCGTCGGAGAACATTGACATGAGCTGCTCGTCGTCCAAGCGGTCGAAGCCGCTGGCGCCATGCATCAGCGAGGTGCCGTTGGTAGGATTGATATTCCGGCATTCCTCGATGAATGGCGCCTCGAGGAAGGCTATGGAGTCGCTCATGGAGCGGCGGTGGGCACCGCGCCGGGAGGATGAGAAGTCAAGGAACTCATCCACCCAAGAGGGTTGTTGTTGTTGggcggtggcggtggcggtggcCATGGAAGTGGAAGTATTAATATTGCTGGTGGGAACGAAATTTGCGGTGGAAATGGGCATTCTTTGGTGAGAAGAAGAATGCCAATTTTGAGCCATGGTTGGTATCTTGGGCGGTAATTGTGccatataaagtataaacacCAAACAAAGTAATAAAACAGATAGCGAAGTATATGTGCAATTAttttgagagggagagagatagagattcAAGACgaaccaaaacaacaaaaacagaCAGCGAAAAAAGTGTGCTATATATGATAGGGGAAATTGACTTAATTAGAGCAACAAGCTAACCCCAGCAAAACACAAAACCATAACCTTTATCGAAATCTTGGAATCCGGAGAACACTTGGAGACATTGAAGGTGTTGAGAACCAGAACATAGCATGGGCAACAACGACAACATGTTCATTGACAAATCAAAGCAAGCAGCATTTGTTGCTGATACACATCTCTGATCTCTTTTATCATGAATTGTGGTGACTTTTCTAAGGACCATAGGCCTTCGGAGGGGTCACATGGGAGGGATTAGAGACAGCTAGCAACAGCTGGtaggggggggtgggggtggcaATGAGGGGGTGAAAGGAATTAGAGGGCTTGGGGGGGGACTCAAAAGGGTTCGACAGGGAAGTCGTCAGAATAAGTTTAATAGATGGCGGAATTAGCCACCACGTGCCGATGTGACACCTCTGCTTGGCATCCATCAccttaattctatatatattaattgatctCATCAccaagaacatatatatatatatatattggtatacATGTAAGATTTCCCTCCATATTATATGCGTATCTCACATTGATGTTGGTTGTGTACAAGTGATCAAAGATGTTCCTCATGATCATGGCCCGCTTTTCTTGTTACCAAAGAATATATAGTGCAAATTATCAAACGATCTGATTGATGATGTCTGATGATAATCAGGATTTAGATTTTGGGAATTGGTGGGTACCCATTATTTTAGTGCTTATAAGGTTATGGATTAATGTGCTCGTTTTCTTCAAGGAAGGAAATTAGAAAGGGATCAATTGTGTCATGATCATGAGTTGGATTGGTctaaagatgatgatgatctaaAGGTCAATTCTCTGTGCAAgcgtatatatattaaaagaatacaTATATGGGAGAAAATCCTTTAGGGaggataaaatataaatatattggaTAGTGGAATATAGTGGGATCAAGATGTAGCAGGATTTAGGGAGGATATCGATGAGCtgtgaaaacaaaacaaaggttGGGTTTGTAAGAATCCTCCCATGTGATCAGCTCTTTGTAAGGTCTAGCCTTTGCTTTGTCGCTCACATGGGAGGGTTTGTGaccctattctctctctctctctgtatatatgcatgtttcTTGATAACTTCGATCCATCATCTCGTGTCGGAATTTATTAATGAAAGTACTTGGAAGACACCGATAATGATTAGTGGAAAAGGTTAGAATGCATGTTATGTACCTCCCTTGTTTAATATACAATGATCAACAGCTTGTCTATatctttgttattattttctgaATATATTAAGGCTACGATTGGTTTCTGAACTTAGTTGAGTTCAGTCTAaatttaagttgagtctaatatttaaatatccaattctcaaattattaaactcattccaactcaaaatcttcttacatatgagactcacaaccttttttaatttttcataaaaaaatattaaattcatcttaacatccaaacacactttaaactcagtttagatgggtcCCACATAACTCCCTCTACTATATTCAagttattactattaataaagaactcaactcaacatcgaAACTCAACCtaaatcaaatttgaaattggtcaatgccaaaaaaaaaaaaaaaaaatgtcataagTTTTAACATGAGTGGTGATGATCTTCATGCAACTAATTCCATGCATGTTCcgatttgtaattatttataaccGGCCACCACCCAACCAATAAAAGCACCTTTTatcttaaaaaacatataatttatggatatatactaatatatgcTGATGATTAATTATTTGATCGTCACAAATAAATGCTACTTAAATGTGTTGCATGTGCATGCCATCGGTAGCTAGCTCACAGATCACCAATTAATaacccaaatatatatattcctactatatatatatatatatatacaatatatgtaCTGCCTCAATAAAAGTTTCAAATCACATGACTTATATTtgaaaaagactagtcaatgatataattggagcctcattaaaattttataaatatcaaaaacttcttatttataaataatatggtATCTCATATACGACATATACCCTTATTCTTATCacaatatataacaatattttttcgatcccaaaaacaaaaactctgAAGTTACAGGAGAGGGAAGGGAGGGGCAAATTTAGGACTGTTGTGAACTGAACACAAAAGAAGCATTATTGCACGTGGAAGCAGCAAAGCAGAACCCAGTACCCTACTACATGTGTACTCTTTGTgtgtgttgttgttgttgttttttttttttttaattatttcaatcaGTAAATAATAAAAGGTCCAGAAAGAGGACGCGCAAACACATTAATAAAGAAGCGATGGTGGGTGGTGACCACATTTTGCACAGTCCCCTCCATTTGCACCAACTAGACTTAGATAGAGAtgtctttctctcttcttcttttttctgactaaatatatatatatatatatatatagcttttttGATCGTATATTATCTTAGTTTCTCACAGTTTCTTGCAGTACTTTCGATGCCAGCATGCATGCCCTCAGTGGTTCATGTTTTTAGGACCCCAAATGCAGGGCACATAATAATCAAGTTTCGCATGCATATCTGGTTCCCTAGCTAGCTCACCCCTGCCGGATGTTAGCTTAACTATATCATCATCAACATTATATTCAGATTGAAAATTCCCACATCTGATCTAATTTTcctcttttgttctttttctcttattatatgaaaaaatatatattaagcacaatatatatatataattgatacgGTCACAAAGTTGAAATCTCAcgtacaaaagtaaactcataaattgacatgatttcatatgatatgttagatctactttataaaagACTTGTTGTGTCTTTCGCTTATTGAGGTTTTGGCCACTTAAGCGACCCCATTTCATAAATATACTTAACTTATAATTACTTAATTCATCTGGttttaagttatatataattgCTGGTATCAAATAGAAATTATTATGAGTCCAATcctataaatagaaaataaattaagaaaaaaaaaaagagcaaaggAAGAAAGTAGATTGAGTCTTCAATTAAAATTGAACTTGGACGGCTACTGAGTTTCGTCAGCAATTATGATCCGCCCATGCATGATCtgttgttgatatatatatatatatatatggttcctCCTATTTTGTTCTGCcaatgcaattttatttttgcatgatatttatatatatatctgcacTCAGTAGATGAATTCGAGTACTTGGATGATTTTTGggaattattaaaatacatgatGCAGCTAGCTAGATAGCTAGCCTTAAAATTATATTGCAAGTCAACACTAATAATTATCTCAACTTTTGGTAGCATTCATTAATTCTAAAAATACAGGAAATATTTGTACGCGCAtgctgtatatatatttttgggaatTTTTGTACTGAATCTACACCAATTAGAAGcgtgaataataatataatattccaTACTTTCCAACtcaaaattaattatcaacaagaTATAACATGATGCTTTTAACAGCTTGGAgatcagtagtagtactagtgaATTAGGTCACAAGAATGTGCAGGTTAGGTATCTAAACGTGGTAAACAACACTAGTCAATAGTCGTGTGTTTGCAAGTGGAATCCAAACCTCACGTGGAGTAGGCCAAATTGTGTTCGTGGGTTATGATGGGTCTTCGACCAACTTTTAATCCTCAAAGTTGCGAGTCTCGATTGGGATGAACTTTTTTCGTTCGTACTGATAAAAATGGTGCAGATATCAGCCGGCTTTCTCACAATTTTGATGCCCGGGGGGGCCCAAGTAATTATACGATGTCGTTTTCTTTTGTAAAGTTTTATCTATTGAGTGGGTACAGATCGatcaaatgcatgcatgcatgcatgcatacatacatatataatatatgtatgtatgatgtACCTTAATTATGATCATGTTCCCATCTTGGAATtacgaagaaaaaaaacttaGGAAAGTCCTTGAATTCCCTAACTTTTGCGGATCCAAATAGAGTATAAATAGcttaagaaaacaaatatttaataattaaatgttATGACAGTCGTATTTATAAACAGCAAATGTACATAGTTTGCACAATCATGAGTTTATTATACAAAGACACGACAAGCAGCACCATAAGACAGACAGACATGCACTCAATCCTCTCACActtcctattattattattattattattattttaattgcgttgtatattaattatatatatatatatgtacatgctggatggaaatatatatatatatatatatatatatatatatatttgcctTTAGCTTGATAGTGTAATATCGACCACGAAAGGAAGGGTGCAATTTAAATGTCACCATGTCCATTCCGTATGTTTATGGCTTTATCATGATTTGTGTCTCGATCCAGGTTTAAAATGGGATCTCAGTCCAAGCCAACACTGGTAATAGTCAGGATCCATGAAGGGTGAGTCGAGAGCCCATGGGCAGATGCGGGGGATGAGACTGGATTCGAACATAAAAGCCATGGTATCAGCAATTCTATACGGCCCTGCCTCATTTCCGCGTGCAATGGTTCCCTGTGCAACAAAGAGATGGATCATGTGAGGTTAGAACTTCCTTGACCCTTGAAGAGGCCTGCTGGCTCAAGAGTTGAGCCACAAAGTTTGAATTCCTCCACTGTCAGCTTCACTCGAGGTTTTAAAAGAGGAATACCTCATATGACTTGGTATCAGGGCCATGGGGACTCATGCAGCTATGAAGGCTTGCACCACCTGGGATGAAACCATCAGCTTTTGCCTGAGAACAAAATTACGTAAATAGTTATTATCTGCCATACCAAAGAACAAAGCTGAATTTATGTTTCCACTTACTCAAACATGTCGATCTTCCCATCTATTACCCTGGCATATCTCAACATGAGCATGATCCTAAAATTTGGTGGTTTTTCAAGAACATCTATATGCATTCACAGCCCTAGTATAATGATgctattcattttaaatttcaatggcATTTGGAAAAGAAGCTTTACGTTTTTTTCATAAGCAAGCCAATCTGATTCAGCGTGTAGAGAGGTGCAACCTAAATTACAGTGGAAGTTTACAATAGGAAACACCCAactagagaaaataagaaaaagaacacAATTCCATGTAATCTAGGCAGCTGGTCTCTTTCTCCATTCATATgaaggtttttcttttcttttacatttgcTAATCTCACTCAAAGCTCAATACCAACACGTACGAATATGCAGAGATGAGCagttaaaagtcaaatttattaCCTCATAGCCACCGCGAATGAGGCCCATGAATTCACTCATGCAATTGCGATGGAAATATGGAGGCCGGAATGTATGCTCAGCAACCACCCATCGGGGAGGGAAAATGACAAAATCGAGGAGCGCCACACCAGGTTTTTCAGTAGGCACTGTCAATACTGCATTATAGTTGCAAAATACTGCACTGTCAAGATTATTAAACACATGATATAATtggatgggaaaaaaaaaagaaaaaaaagaaatcaaggtTTCCCCATAAAGAATACCTGTGTTTATCGATGGATCACCATGATCAATTAAAACGGTATTGTAAGGGCAGAACTTACCTAGATCGTACTGCAAGTAAATAGCATTTTACTTCAAATCAGGTCCACACATAATCATACTAGGAAGTGATTTTTCAGTCTATGTCTTATCAACAGCTAAACACAGTAAAGAAAAGCTGTAGGTTCTCGTTGTTTCCTATGTGCAGAAAGGATTAATTCTTTAGCAGTAACACCCACCTTGTATGGAAAATAGTTACCATGCCAAGCAACTACATTGAATGGAGAGAAATCCTGTCTTGCAGTAAACAGTTCACCGCCAAACTTTTGTACAATGGTATAGCCTGGACAGGAACTGTCTTCAAACCAGGCCACAGGAACAAGAAAATCCCTTGGAGCAGCAAGACCATTAGCACCTACATGTAATCAAAATAAGACCTCCACATAATGAAAATGTTCAAAAAAGTAATTTATGTAATATAATCTGTATATAATCAGAGTTACAAAGATTTCCACACAAAGGCCACAGCTAAACAGGAGATTGAGTACCTATGAGTCCAAGATCAGGAAGTTGAAAATGGTTACCAAAAACCTCAGCAACATAACCACGTGATGGGCCATCAGGTAGATTAACAGCAAAACGAAATCCTTGAGGTAAAACAGCAATTTCACCAGGGGAAACTTGCAATCTCCCACATTCAGTAGTGATCCATAGCCCTACACAGTCAGCATGGTGTATTCAATTCTAAGGCAAGAAGGCGTGATGGTTACGTGATTCatgtaaaaaaacaaacaaaaagctCATCACTCATCCTCATCCAAAAATCAATAACTTGCCATGCAGCTCCTTAATTAAGGGAATTGTGTTTCACAGAAGGTCGTCTATAAATTTCATTCCTCCCTAGTCTTTAGTGAAAGATGGCCTTCTAACAGGGTAATGGAGAATATatatccaaacaaagaaaaatcccATAGTCATAAGCCAAAGAAACAATTCCTTTAATGAAAAATGACATCAAGAATGGAAGCGCAGCTATCAAGATAGTGACAATCACTTACTTCCTTCTTGTGGAACTATTAAGAAGTCACCATCAGCATTGCAAAAGGCGCAGCTATCCATTGTTTTGTTGGCTGAGTACCTACAGATCGAATTCCCTCGTTATCAAGGTGAATATATAAACTGCAAAGTTTCAACAATAATTGCATCGAATCTGGTCATAAGGGAATGAAAGACAGTTCAGTTTCAGAATCCAGTTATCTCTTCCAACAATATTCTTCTGGAGAATCTTAAAAACGCATAGACGAACTGCATGTAAGCATTTCTTGCCACCAGGCATACAAGCAAAACGCATTAAAAAGGAAATGCTTTTGGTCTGCAACAGTTCAGTCAATACTAGTAAACAGACTAGTGGCACCTAAGAAGTATCTCACTTTGTTTAGCTTGTGACTCTGTGAGACCGATTCAAGCTTTAGGTGTAACATCACAACTAAACTGTACAGGTCCTTTACATTAAATCCATCAAAATACAGCTGTTTGATAgctggaaaataaaaataaaaataaaaaaaccaaattaaaatcaaagaaaGCTTCGGCACATGGAAACCCGAAGTAAAATTTATGGTCATTCGACAATTATGGTTTCCCGGAAATAAAACAGAGCTCAAAGTAAATACTAGatccttttctcttttatttctttttctttttacaaaacgaaaaaaattcttaattcaGTTTCAAAACTTGGACTTTAGTTTAAG
It contains:
- the LOC121235815 gene encoding basic leucine zipper 61-like: MAQLPPKIPTMAQNWHSSSHQRMPISTANFVPTSNINTSTSMATATATAQQQQPSWVDEFLDFSSSRRGAHRRSMSDSIAFLEAPFIEECRNINPTNGTSLMHGASGFDRLDDEQLMSMFSDDISVPLPPTVSSSNASTPSDHNSIDEENKAIMPLDQQLKSEPGEVESSCKPEQQAPRTSAIPTGDSVFDPKRVKRILANRQSAQRSRVRKLQYISELERSVTTLQTEVSALSPRVAFLDHQRLILNVDNSALKQRIAALAQDKIFKDAHQEALKKEIERLRQIYHQQNLKKMSSPGNQNAAGAASQAQQPPSSDTLGCTAN
- the LOC121235976 gene encoding homogentisate 1,2-dioxygenase-like, giving the protein MESKPVSKTDGSDFPPDLSYQSGFGNHLASEAIPGALPEGQNSPLICPYALYAEQISGTSFTSPRKLNLRSWLYRIKPSVTHEPFKPRIPGHGKLVSEFNQSNSSLTPTQLRWKPAGLPHSPTDFIDGLYTVCGAGSSFLRHGFAIHMYSANKTMDSCAFCNADGDFLIVPQEGRLWITTECGRLQVSPGEIAVLPQGFRFAVNLPDGPSRGYVAEVFGNHFQLPDLGLIGANGLAAPRDFLVPVAWFEDSSCPGYTIVQKFGGELFTARQDFSPFNVVAWHGNYFPYKYDLGKFCPYNTVLIDHGDPSINTVLTVPTEKPGVALLDFVIFPPRWVVAEHTFRPPYFHRNCMSEFMGLIRGGYEAKADGFIPGGASLHSCMSPHGPDTKSYEGTIARGNEAGPYRIADTMAFMFESSLIPRICPWALDSPFMDPDYYQCWLGLRSHFKPGSRHKS